CTACGGCGAGATCCAGGCCCGGGAGATCCTCGATTACCTCGAAAAGCACGAGACCATCGAGGGGGCCCCCCACCTCCGTCCGGAGGACGTCCCGATCTTCGATTGCGCCTTCAAACCGAGAACGGGCCAGCGCTTCATCGACCACATGGGCCACGTGAAGATGATGGCGGCAGTCCAGCCCTTCCTCTCCGGGGCGATCAGCAAGACCGTCAACATGCCCCGGGAAAGCACGGTCGATGAGATCGAGCAGGTTTATGCGACTGCATGGAAGATGGGCCTGAAGGCGATCGCCATCTACCGGGACGGCTGCAAGCGGACACAGCCCCTCAGCACATCGATGGACGGCGAAGGCGCCGCGCCGAGGCCGGCCGCCCGCCCCACACGCCACCGGCTCCCCGACGAGCGCGCTTCGATCACGCACAAGTTCTCGATCGGGGGCCACGAGGGATACGTCACGGTAGGGCTCTATGAGGACGGCAAGCCCGGCGAGATCTTCATCGTGATGGCCAAGGAGGGAAGCGTCGTCTCCGGTCTTGTCGATTGCTTCGCGACGGCCGTCTCCATCGCCCTCCAGTACGGGGTCCCCTTGAAGGTGCTCGTGGACAAGTTCATCCACTCGCGCTTCGAGCCGTCGGGTTTCACGAACCACCCGGAGATCCGCTACGCCAAGTCGATCACCGACTACATCTTCAGGTGGCTTGCCCACAGGTTCCTGCCGGATCACGAGGTCGTCCAGAACGGGAAGGGAAACGGAGAGGCGCCCCATTTTCCCACCACGGCGGTGCTGCCGTCCGACGTGGGAACCGGGCCGGCGCCGGAGGAGAGCCGGCCGCCCACGGAGCAAGCGATCTTCCACATGGAGACCGACACGCCGGCCTGTCCGGTCTGCGGCTCCTTGATGGTTCGCTCGGGCAACTGCGCCCGCTGCCACAACTGCGGCACATCGAGCGGGTGCGCGGGCTAGCCCATCTCGCCCCCGGCCGCGGGGGAAGCGGATACCGGATGAAGATCTACACGCGCACAGGGGATGACGGAGAGACCGGCCTCCTGGGTCCCGTCCGCGTCCCGAAGGATCATCTCCGGGTCGACGCGTACGGAGAGATCGACGAGCTCAACGCCCACATCGGAGCGATCCGAAGCGCCATCGAGGATGGGGCCGCGGACACCCTCCTCATGACTCTCCAGAACCGGCTCTTCGATGCCGGCGCCGAGCTGGCGCGACCGCGAGGGACGCCGGTCTCCGGCAGAGACCTGAGCGCCGATGACGTCGCGGCGCTCGAGCGCGAGATCGACCGGATGGCTTCGGAGATGCCCCCCCTTCGGGAGTTCGTGATCCCCGGGGGGTGCGAGGCCGCATGCAGGGCCCACCTGGCGCGGGTGGTCTGCCGCCGCGCGGAGCGGGCCGTCGTGCGGCTCCTGAGAGTGGAGCCGGGCGAGACCGAGGTCTTGCGCTATCTCAACCGGCTCTCGGATCTGCTCTTCACGTTCGCGCGCTGGGCGAACGCGAGGGCGGGCGTGGCGGACGCGGTCTGGAGGGGCCGGCGTCCCTGAGGGGAGAGAAGAACCAAGGGGGACTGCGCGGACCGTTCTACATTCTTCCGGCGCCAAGGACGGCGGACCGCGGGCGCGGTCTGGTCTCAAGGACGGGTCCGGGAGAAGGGGCGGCCGCCGGTCCCCCGTCCTCCCGCCACATCCCGAATCCAGTTGACCTTCCCATCGCCCGAGGGGCAACCTCACCGCAGCCGGACGGCGAGGAGGAGATGATGATGGAAGGCCTGCACGTGGTCGCCAACCGGGACGTCACCAAGATCACTCTCGAAGGCGTTCCGGATCGCCCCGGAATCGCGGCGGAGATCTTCGGCACGCTGGGTGCCCAGGGATACAACGTCGAGCTCGTGGTCTCGACGGGCGGGTCCGTGGGACGGGGCGACATCAGCCTCGCCGTCAGCCGCGGCCAGGAGGAGGCGATCCTCCGCGCGCTCGAGGCGCTTCGCGATGAAGTGGGCGCCCAGGCTCTGCGCGCGAGCTCGACGGTCTCCCTGGTCAGCATCGTCGGACAACACCTCTCGACGGAGCCCGGGATCGCGGGACGCGTCTTCCGCGCCCTCTCGGCCCGCGGGATCAACATCGAGGTGATCTCCACTTCCATGTCCTCGGTGACCTGCATGATCGACGAATCGCGGACCGAGGAGGCGGTCGCCGCCCTCCGAGAGGAGTTCAAGACCGCCGGGTGACGCGCATCGGGGCCGCGGCCCCGCTTCCGACAATGGTCCGCAGCGACCCGCTTCTGCTAGTCTTGTGTCGTTCGGCTGCGTCGGAGAGGCTCCCCCGCCCCCTCTGGGCGGCGAGCGCGCCCCGAAGAGACCCCAAGGAGAATCGACATGGATCCGAGCCGCGAGACGGAACAGAGACTCGATGCCCGAACCACCTGCTCGAAGCCCGCGCGACCCGTCCCGAAGCGGGAGGGCGAGGCGCCCGCGGCCGGGCCTCCACCGGAACCGACCACGCTCTCGAACGTTCCGCTCCAGCTCCTCTACGTCGAGGAGGATGTGTCCGGGCAGGAGAAGAAGCGCGCCGAGAGACCCGGCGCCTACCCGTTCACCCGGGGGATCCACCGCGATATGTATCGGGGCAAGGTCTGGACCATGAGGATGTTCGCCGGCTTCGGATCTCCGGAGGACACGAACCGCCGCTTCCACTACCTCCTAGGCCACGGACAGACAGGGCTCTCGACGGCCTTCGACATGCCGACCCTGATGGGGTACGACCCCGACGAGCCGATGAGCCTCGGCGAGGTCGGACGCGAGGGGGTCTCGATCGCATCGCTGGAAGACACGGAGATCCTCTTCAAGGGCATCCCCCTGGATCAGGTGACGACGTCGATGACGATCAACGCGACCGCGATCATCATGCTGGCCTTCTATGTCGCGGCGGCGGAGAAGCAGGGGGTCGGGCCGGACAAGCTCCGGGGAACGCTGCAGAACGACATCCTGAAGGAGTTCATCGCGCAGAAGGAGTGGATTTCGCCTCCAGAGCCGGCGATGCGGATCATCCGCGACATGCTCGTCTACTGCACCCGGGAGATGCCCCTCTGGAACACGATCTCGATCAGCGGCTACCACATCCGCGAAGCGGGGTCGACGGCGGTCCAGGAGCTTGCCTTCACGCTCGCCGACGGGATCGGCTATCTCCAGGCGGGCATCGAGGCGGGCCTCGAGGTCGATGCCTTCGCTCCGCGCCTTTCCTTCTTCTTCGACGTCCACAACGACTTCTTCGAGGAGATCGCCAAGTTCAGGGCCGCCCGCAGGATGTGGGCGAAGATCGTCCGCGAGCGCTTCGGGGCCAAGAACCCCCGCTCCTGGCTGCTCCGCACCCATGCGCAGACCGCAGGCGTGGCGCTGACGGCGCAGCAGCCCTACAACAACGTCGTCCGAGTGACCCTGCAGGCCCTGGCGGGCGTCCTCGGGGGCACGCAGTCGCTCCACACGAACTCCCTGGACGAGACCTACGCCCTGCCGACCGAGGGAGCGGTCAAGATCGCCCTGAGGACCCAGCAGATCATCGCGGATGAGAGCGGCGTTCCGGCGGTCGTCGACCCGCTCGGCGGCTCCTACTACGTCGAGTGGCTCACCGATGAGGTGGAGAGACGCGCCTGGGAGATCATCGAGAGGATCGACGCGATGGGCGGCATCGTCGCCGCCATCAACCAGGGCTACCCGCAGCGCGAGATCGCGGCCTCGGCCTATCAGTTCCAGCGCCAGGTCGAGGTTGAGGAGCGGATCATCGTCGGGCTCAACCGCTACGCCGACGAAGACGAGGCGCCGATCCCGACCCTGAGAATCGATCCCGAGGTCGAGAGGCGCCAGATCGAGCGCATCCGGGCCCTTCGTTCGCGCAGGGACCCGAAGAAGGCGGAGACGGCCTTGAGGGCCGTGGAAGATGCCTGCAGGGGCGACGCCAATCTCGTCTATCCGATCCTCGACGCCGTCAAGGTGGGCGTCACTCTGGGCGAGATCTGCGCGATCTTCCGGAAGGTCCTGGGCGTCTACCGAGACCCGGCGATCCTCTAAGGGTCGACGACCGCGACCGGGCTCGGGTCGCCGACGGACTCCCGGCGAGCCTCGGCGGAATGGGCCAAATGGAGGAAGGCCCACCCTCGCGGGCGGGCCTTCCTCTTCACTCGACTACCGGGTCGTCACTACCGGTACGTCGCCTTGATCTTCCCCCAAGTCGTGTTCTGCGTCGGGACCGGCGGGCAGTCATCGACGCAGTCCTCGCCCGGGACCCACAGGTAACCGCCCTGCCTTGTGCACTCTTCCTCGGTCAGAACAAGGCACGTTCCGTCCGTGAAGCAGCACGCGCCAGGCGGAGGAGGCGACGGACACGGATTGTTCGGCACGCACGGACCGCCGAACCAAACGAGCGGCGGCACGCAGAGCGCCTCGAGGACGAAGAAGCACTCGCCCGTGGCGAGGTCGCAGCAGGCTCCCGGCTGCGGGCAGGTGACGCCCGCGCAGTTGGAGCCCAGACCGTAGAACTCGCCGTTCTGCGCCATGCACTCCTCGGGCCTGACTTCGATGCAGAGACCGTTCGGCAGACAGCAGGCTCCGTAGCACTCGTCATACCTGACGTTCAGGAACGTCACATGGACGATCTCGCTGCTGACCAGATCGACCTCGTAGCTCGTCGGACCGACAGCCATCCAGCCCGGAGGCAGGTCCTCGAACACGGTGTAGTGCCCGAGAGGAATCCCGTGGAAGCAGACCTGCCCGTCGCCGTTGGTCTGCCTGCAAATGGTGTCGCCTTCCGGCGTCACGATGCAGAGCCACCAGCCGACCACGGGAGGATCGCCCGGATCGAGCTGCCCGTTGCAGTTCGCATCCCTGAACTTGTGGATGCAAAGGTTCCCCTGGGTCGCGCAGACGTAGAACGTGACCTCTGCGTTCGCCTCGTTCCCGCTCTCGTACGACCAGTACTCCACGCGGACCCAGTACTTGCCGTCGTTCAGGCCGTTCGGGACGACCCAGTTGCGGGTGATGTTGACGCCCGTCGCTCCCGG
The window above is part of the Candidatus Eisenbacteria bacterium genome. Proteins encoded here:
- a CDS encoding cob(I)yrinic acid a,c-diamide adenosyltransferase, with protein sequence MKIYTRTGDDGETGLLGPVRVPKDHLRVDAYGEIDELNAHIGAIRSAIEDGAADTLLMTLQNRLFDAGAELARPRGTPVSGRDLSADDVAALEREIDRMASEMPPLREFVIPGGCEAACRAHLARVVCRRAERAVVRLLRVEPGETEVLRYLNRLSDLLFTFARWANARAGVADAVWRGRRP
- a CDS encoding ACT domain-containing protein, translating into MMMEGLHVVANRDVTKITLEGVPDRPGIAAEIFGTLGAQGYNVELVVSTGGSVGRGDISLAVSRGQEEAILRALEALRDEVGAQALRASSTVSLVSIVGQHLSTEPGIAGRVFRALSARGINIEVISTSMSSVTCMIDESRTEEAVAALREEFKTAG
- a CDS encoding methylmalonyl-CoA mutase, which codes for MDPSRETEQRLDARTTCSKPARPVPKREGEAPAAGPPPEPTTLSNVPLQLLYVEEDVSGQEKKRAERPGAYPFTRGIHRDMYRGKVWTMRMFAGFGSPEDTNRRFHYLLGHGQTGLSTAFDMPTLMGYDPDEPMSLGEVGREGVSIASLEDTEILFKGIPLDQVTTSMTINATAIIMLAFYVAAAEKQGVGPDKLRGTLQNDILKEFIAQKEWISPPEPAMRIIRDMLVYCTREMPLWNTISISGYHIREAGSTAVQELAFTLADGIGYLQAGIEAGLEVDAFAPRLSFFFDVHNDFFEEIAKFRAARRMWAKIVRERFGAKNPRSWLLRTHAQTAGVALTAQQPYNNVVRVTLQALAGVLGGTQSLHTNSLDETYALPTEGAVKIALRTQQIIADESGVPAVVDPLGGSYYVEWLTDEVERRAWEIIERIDAMGGIVAAINQGYPQREIAASAYQFQRQVEVEERIIVGLNRYADEDEAPIPTLRIDPEVERRQIERIRALRSRRDPKKAETALRAVEDACRGDANLVYPILDAVKVGVTLGEICAIFRKVLGVYRDPAIL